The region CCAGCCCCGCCAGATACTCGCAGGCCGCGAGCACCAGCGCCCTCAGGCTCTCCTCGCTCAGCCCGGGCGAACCGGGCAGCCGCCGCCGCAACTCCTTCCGGAAGGCCTCGCTGACGTAGTGGTCGAAGAGCTCGTACTGATCTCTGAAGTGCGCGTAGAACGTCGCCCGGTTTATGGTCGCCCGCTCGGCGATCTCCTGCACGGTGAGCCCCGCGTGGCCCTTCTCCTCTATCAGCTCCGCGAAGGCCCGCAGGATGAGCTCCCGGGTGCGCCTGACCCGCGGGTCCTCCCTCCTCCCGCCCCCCGCCACAGAATCCTTGACCAACATTTTCGCCCCTCTGTCGCTTATCCGACACCGCGCCGCTTCCGACGGTTGAACGCGGCGCCCGCGCGCCGCACCATCTTAGGCGACGGCTGTCGTTTTGGCAACGCCTGACGGTTAACGGACGTACGGCGCGAGGGAGGTTTTCGAGATGCGGGTCACGATAATCGGGACGGGGAACATGGCGCGCGGGATCGGGACGCGGCTCCTGGCCGGCGGCCACGAGGTCACGCTGCTCGGCACGGAGGCGGGCAAGGCCGAGGGGCTGGCTAGGGAGCTCGGGGGTTCCGCGCGGGCCGGCGCGGTCGGGGACCCCGTCGAGGGCGAGGTCGTCGTCCTCGCCGTCCCCTACGAGGCCGCCGGAGAGGTGGTTCGGAGCTACGGGGAGGAGCTCTCCGGCAAGGTGGTCGTGGACATCACCAACCCCGTGGACTGGCAGACCCTCGACGGGCTCGTCACGCCGCCCGAGAGCTCGGCCGCCGAGGAGATCCAGGGGTCGGCCCACGAGGGCGCGCGGGTCGTCAAGGCGTTCAACACCACGTTCGCGGGCACGCTGGTCGAGGGGCGGGTCGCGGGGCAGCCGCTGGACGTCTTCATCGCCGGCGACGACGGCGAGGCCAAGGAGACGGTGGCGCATCTCGCGCGCGACGGCGGGCTCGTGGCGATAGACGCGGGGCCCCTGCGCCGGGCGCGGGAGCTGGAGAGGCTCGCTTTCCTGGGGATTACGCTCCAGCAGCCGCTCGGCCTAAACTTCCGGAGCGCCTGGAAGCTCATAAGCTAGGGCGTCCGCTGCAAGGAGGATCCGCATGAGCCAGCACGGACACAGAGCCGACACGGAGCCGGCCGCGGGGCTGCTGCCCGCGACGCTCCGCCTCGGGGCCGTCCACCTCACCGTCACCGACCTCGACCGCTCGGTCGCCTTCTACGAGGGCGCCATAGGCCTGAGGCTGCACCGCAGGGAGGGCGGGGTGGCGGCGATGGGGGCGGGAGGGGAGGACCTGCTCGTTCTCCACGAGGAGCCCCGGGCGCGGCGCGCCGGGCGCCACGCGGGGCTCTACCACTACGCGCTGCTCTTCCCCACGCGCGAGGAACTGGCCCGCGCCGCGCTGCGGCTCGCGGCGACGCGCACCCCCATACAGGGCGCCTCCGACCACGGCACGCACGAGGCGATCTACATCCCCGACCCCGACGGCAACGGCATCGAGCTCGCCGCCGACAGGCCGCGCGAGAGGTGGCCGAGCCCGCCGGCCTACGCCGGCGGCCCCCACCCCCTCGACCTTGAGGGCCTGCTCTCCGCCGTAGCCGGCGAGGAGTCCCGCCGCGAGGCCGCGCCGGGGCTCGCGATCGGCCACCTCCACCTGCACGTCGGCGACCTGGAGCGGGGCCTGCGCTTCTACCGCGACGTGCTCGGCTTCGAGCAGAAGGCCCTCATACCCGGCGCCGCCGCGTTCGTCTCGGCCGGCGGCTACCACCACCACCTCGGCTTCAACATCTGGCGCGGGGCGGGCGTCCCGCCCGCCCCCGAGGACAGGGTCGGCCTGCGCCACTGGACCATCGTCCTCGAGAAGGCCGAAGAGGTCGAGGCGGTGCGAGAGCGCGTGTGGGCGGCGGGGATCCAGACCGAGGACGCGCAAGGCGGGTTCCTCGTGCGCGATCCCTGGAGGATCGCGGTGCGCTTCAGCGCCCGCGAGTAAAAAACATTTGGTGAGGGGGATCTCGCGCGGCGAACAGCCGCAAACCCAGCGCGCCTCAACGATCCTGCGCCCCCGGCGGCTCCGCGTCCGACTCGTCGAGGGCGCCGGGCGTCTCCATCCTCTCCCCGCGCAGCAGGGCGGACCGCGCGATCACGAACGAAGAGATGGGCGTGGTGACGATGAGGAACGCCGATATGAGTATCGCCCGGTAGATTATGTCCGGGTTTCCGGTCACGGCCGAGGAGGCGCACAGGGAGATCACGCCCAGGAACACCGCCTTGCTCGCCGCGTGCAGCCGGGTGTAGGTGTCGGGCATCCTGACGACGCCGTAGACCCCGACGGTCATGACGAAGAGGCCCAGCACCACCAAGGCGTCGGCCAGGTAGGCGCCCACTAGAACACCCTCCTCTCGCCGTGGTAGCGGGCGAGGACCAGGGTGGAGACGAACGCCAGGAGGGCGAGGACGAGCGCCGCGTCCATGTAGTAGGGGGAGCGATTCGCGGCGGAGTAGAGCACCAGCAGGGCCACGAGTATCAGGGTCAGCATGTCGAGCGCCAGGATCCTGCTCGCCGTCGAGCGCGGCCGGACCACGGCCGCCACGCTCACGACGAGCAGGACGGTCATCCAGGCGAAGGCGAGGTAGAAGACTATCTCGTGCAAACCAACCTCCTCAAAAGGCTCACGGGAAGACCTTGCTCTGGTAGCGGCGGTAGAACTCCTCCTGCTCTCGGCGGTAGGCATCGGGGTCCCGGGCGTCGAGGACGTGGATCAAGACGACCCCCCGCTCCCCGTCCACGTCCGCGAAGAAGGAGCCCGGCGGGAGCCCCGTGATCACCGCCCAGACCGCTATCCCCGTGGGCGTCCTCTCGCCTATGGGGACGGCCACTATGCCCGGCCTTACCAGCGGCCTCAGCCCCAGCGTCACAAGCGCGACCTTCCACGTGCCGACCAGTATGTTCCGGAAGACGACGGCGGCGAACGGCACGAAGGCCACCGCCCGCCGGAGCAGGCCGGGTCCCCGGCCGTCCGGCCCCGCCTCCGCGCCGCCCTCACCGAAGACGAAGCGCCGGGAGGCAAAGAGCAGCGCGGCCGAGAGCCCCGCGCCGGCCAGCAGGTCGGGGGGGCTGAAGCTCCCCAGAGCGAGCGCGTAGACGAGGGTGAGCAGCGCGACCGCCGCGAGGTAGCGCGTCATCCCGAGCCCCCCGCCAGCACGGCGGCCGCCGCCTCGCCCAAGGAGACCAGCGGCTCCGGCCAGATCCCCAGGAGCACCACGAGGGCCGCCAGAGCCGCCACCAGCAAGCGCGCCGCCCGCGGGCCCGGCTTGCCCCCGTCCCCCGGCCTCATAAAGCGCCGCTGGTAGACCTGGAACGAGTACAGGAAGGACAGCGCCCCGCCGACGAAGACGAGGGCGACCAGGGCCAAACTAGCGAGGAGCGGCCCCTCGGCGATGGCCGCCTTGAAGACCGCTATCTTGGCGACGAACCCGGCCGCCGGGGGCACGCCAGCGATGGAGAACGCGCCGACGGCGAAGGCCCCGCCGACCAGCGGTCCGCGCAGCCCGGCGGCGAGGAAGACGATCCCCTTGTTCAGCGAGTTCACGACCGAGTAGACGACGGCCGCCGCGTACCCCACGGGGCCGGCGACGCCCAGCGCCAAGATGACGTAGCCGGCCTGCCCGATCGCGGAGTAGGCCATCACCTCCGAGGTGTCGCGGCGCGAGATCGCCTGCAGCGCCCCGTAGATTATGCTCGCGCTCCCGAGGACCAGCACGGCCGTCGAGCCGAGCTCCAGCTCGCGCGGCATGATGCCGGCGCCGAAGCGCAGCAGGCCGTAGCCCCCGATGTTCGCCAGGGCGCCCGAGAGGATCGCGGCCACCGGCGGGTGGCTGCCCACGTAGACCGCCGGCAGCCAGAAGTGGAACGGGAAGAGGCCCAGCTTCAAGAAGAACGCCGCGAAGATCAAGGTCGCAACGGCGATCACCGAGACCGGCTCCAGCACGTCCGTCCTCTGGGCGATGATCCGCATGTCCAGGCTGCCGGTGATGCTGTAGAGCGCCGCGATCCCGATGAGGAACACCACCGACCCGAGGAGGTTGACCACCGCGAAGACGAAGGCCCCCCTCACCTGGTAGTCCGCCTCCCGGTAGCCGGTCAGGATGAAGGAGGCGGTCATGGAGATCTCGAAGAACACGTAGAAGTTGAAGACGTCCCCGGTGAGGAAGAGCCCCGTGAGCCCCGCGGCGACGAGCAGCACCAGCGCCGGGAAGGCCCGCCAGCGCACCCCGAGAGCGAGCTCGTAGAGCAGCGAGGCCAGGATCACCCCGACGGAGACGAGCGCGAAGGCCGCGCCCAGAGCGTCGGCGCGCAGCGAGATGCCCACGTTCTCCGGCCACCCGCCCGCGACCGTGGAGACCGGCCCCTCCCGCAGCACCACGGAGGCCAGCCAGAACAGGGAGGCCAGGCTCGCTGCCAGCCCCCCGGCGGCGAGGAGCCCGACCCACCGGCGCCGGCCGTCCAGAAGGGCCAGCACGGCGGCCAGCACCCACGGTATGCCGACCGGCAGCACGGGCAGGACATGGCTCGCCGCCGACCCCGTCACCGCGCCTCCCGCCCTTCGCGCGCCGGCTCCGCGTCCTGCTCCTCCGCCGGCACCTCCTCACCCTCGGGGACTCGCTCCGCGCGTTCCAGGGCCTCGGCCTGGCGCATCTCGTGACCCGCTATCTCCTCCCCGTCCACCGTGCCGTGCGAGACGTAGAGCCGGTAGACCATCGCCAGGAGCAGGCCGGCGACGCCGAAGCCTATGACGAGGGCGGTCAGGGCCATAGCCTGCACCAGCGGGTCGCTCACCGGCCCGGACTCCAGAGGATAGACCGGGGCGGCGCCGCGCGTGAGCCCGGCCGAGATGATGAAGAAGACCGCCGAGTTGGAGACCAATACTATCCCGACGACCACCCGCAGGAGGTCGCGCTGGAGCAGGAGGAACGTTCCGGAGGCGAAGATCGTCGCGAACACCAGCGCGGAGTACAGGATCACCGCTCCCTGCCCCCTCTCGCGGTCGCGTAGCGCTCCCTCACGGCGATGGTCCGGGCGAAGTACGAGACCACACCTACCGCGAAGCCAAAGACCAGCAGGAAGACCCCGAAGTCGAAGAGCACCGCGGTCATCACCTCCAGGGTCCCGAGGTGGAGGGGCTCGGCGCCGGGCGGCGGGTAGTGGGTCAGGAGAGCCCCGCCGAAGAGCAGGGGCGCGGCAGCCACCGAGAGGGCCACGAGCAGCCCCGCGAAGGCTATGGCCGTGGCGTAACGCACGGGCAGGAGCTTCCTCGCCTCGTCGTGCCCGTAAGCCAGGTAGCGCAGCAGCACGCCCAGAGCGCCCACCACCCCGGCGGAGAAGCCGTCGCCGGTCTCGACGAAGCCCTTGACCAGGATGGCCGCGGCGACGAGGAGCGCCGGCAGGTAGAGCAGCCTCGCGATGGCCCGCGTCACCACCCTCGCCGCCGGCTGCGGCGCCGCCGCGGGACGCCCGCCGCCCGCCGCATGCATCTGCGGCCTCGGCACCTGCCCGAGCAGGGTCGCCACACCGAGCAGGACCAGGGCCACTACGGTGATCTCGCCTAGAGTATCCAGGGCCCTGAAGTCCGCGAGGATGGCCGTAACGACGTTGGCGGCGTGCGCCTCCGGCGCGAGGCGGATGTGCTCCTCGGCGATGGTCTGCCCGGGCGGCGGCTGCGAGAGCGCCCCCCAGGCGACGACGAAGGCCAGGGCGCCGGCGACCGCCGTCACGAAGACCTTGCGGGCCAGCCGCGCGGGCGGCAGCATCGCCTGCCGGTGCAGGGCCTCGTAGGGGATGAGCCTCAGGGTAGCGACGAGCAGCAGCGTGAGCATGGTCTCGATCAGGACGGCCACCAGCACCACGTTCGGCGCCGCGTAGAACGCGTAGATGACCGCCAGCACGAAGCCCGCGCTGGAGGTCGCCAGCGCGAGCGTGACGTGCCGCCGCGCGAGGGTCGTGGCGACGGAGACCACGGCCACCGTCAGCATCGCCAGCATCAGCGGCGCGTCCTCGGCCGAGAACGGCCCCACCCAGTAGGGGGCGGCTCCGGGGGTCATCAGCACGGCAGCGCCCACCAGCGCGGCAGTCGGCAGGAGCACGAAAGCGACGCGGCCCCTCAGGTTGCGGATCTCCAGCCGATGGACGTAGTCGGAGAGGAGGTTGAGCCCGTGCACGGTCAGGCCGTAGACGCGCTCGGGGCCCACGACCTTCCCGAGACGGCTAAACCCCAGCGCGGCGCGCGCCCACGCCGGGCGCGAGACCACTATCGCCGCGCCGAGGGCGTAGGTGGCGAGCGCCATGACGTACTCCGGGAGCACCTCGGCGTGGTAGGTGGCGTCCAGCGGGGTCGGGGAGCCGAAGGAGGCCTCTCCGGCGGCCTCGGCCAGCCTCTCGAAAGGAATGGCGAAGACCCCTCCTGCGAGGGCGACGCCCCCGAGCGCTACGACCGGCGCCACGAGCAGCGCCGGCACGCGGCGGACACCGCCACCGGGGAGCGGCTCACCGAGAAAGATGCCGCTCCAGAACCTCCAGGTGTAGGCAAGCGTAACGGACGCACTCAGAACCGCAAGCCCACCGAAGAGCGCGCCCCGCTCGAGCGTGGCGGCGAAGAAGAACTCGTCCTTGAAGAAGCCGATCGTGAGCGGCAGGGCGGCCAGCCCCGCAGCCGCCAGGCCCGAAGATGCCGCAAGCAGCGGCATCTTGCTCCACAGCCCCCCCAGGCGGGACAGCCTGTCCTCCCCAGTGGCCTCCGTCACCGCCCCGGCGCTGAGAAAGAGCGCGCTCTTGGCCAGCGCGTGGGCGATCACGTAGAAGGCGGCCCCCGCGGCGCCGTAGCGCCCCCCAAGGCCGTACATGAAGACCACGTAGCCGTACTGCGCAACGGTGGAGTAGGCCAGAAGCTGCTTGAGGGTGTCGCGGGTGAGCGCGAGGACGCCGCCCAACCCCATGGAGAGCAGCCCGACGGCGGACATCACGGCGAGCAGGGCCTCGCTCTGCGCGAGGATCGGGTAGAGGCGCCCGATGAGCAGGACGCCCGCGGCCACCATCGCCGCAGAGTGCAGGTAGGCCGAGACCGGCGTCGGGGCGGCCATGGCGCGCGGCAGCCAGAAGTGGAAGGGCGCCTGGGCGCTCTTGGCGAAGGCGGCGAGCAGGACGAGGAGCCCGGCGCTCGCAAGCAGCGCCCCGGGCTCTACCCTTCCGGCAAGCTCGGGCACGGAGAAGGTGCCGTGGGAGGCGTAGAGGAGGAGCGCCCCGACGAGCAGCAGCACCGCCGTTATGCCGGTGATGAGGAGGGACATCATGGCCGAGGCCCGCGACTCCTCCCTGTGGCGGTCGTAGCCGATGAGGTAGTAGGAGGCTATGGCGGTGAGGTCCCAGAACAGGAAGATGAGGATGAGATCCTGGGCCATAGCGAGCCCGACCATAGAGCCCATGAAGAGCAGCACGAAGAAGTAGAAGCCAACTCCCTCAGAGGCGGGCCGTCCCTGGTGCTCGAGGTGCAGCGGCAGGTAGCCCGCCGAGTAGACGAGCACCACGAGCCCGATGCCGGTGGCCAGCAGCGAGTAGAGCGCTGCCAGCCCGTCCATCTTTACCGCGAAGCGCAAGTCCCAGCTCGGCACCCAGGCCACGTCCACGGAGCCACCCCCCGAGAGCCAGCCGGCGAGGGTCGCCGCGAAGGCGAGCGCGGCCAGCGCGGTCCCCACCGGCGCCGCATGGGCGGGCTTCGAAGCCCCTGCGAGCAGCGCGGCAGGGGCCGCGAGGAGGGCGAGGACCAGCGGCGCCAGGACAGCGAACAGCGCCACTATCGCTGACCCGCCTCCGGCCGCGTGTGGCGCCCCCCTGCTACGTCTTTGCGGCGCACGGCAGCGCCCGGGCTACGCCCCGAGGCTCCCCCGGCACCTTGCAGGGAGGCCATCCGGAAGGGGGCTGCGAGATCCAGCGCGCCCCGCGCCCAGAGGATGCCCCTCGGGCCCCAGACAACCGACACCGCGACATGGCGCAAAAAAGCTTCGGGCAACTACCTCCTCCGGTCCTACCAAAGGTCTCGAGCCACGGTCCCAAGAAGAAGCCGGCGCTCACCGGGCAGGCGCTCCCGGCGGTCGCCTGATCTTCCCACTTATTTATACAGCACTCGCCGGAGGGACCCGGCTGTCGTGCCGCGCGACGCCCTCCACGCCGGCGAGGGCCGCCCCCCTGTCCGGCTCGGGGGGCGGCCCACAAGAGGGTCAGGCCCGCAGCAGGCGCACGCCGTTTAGCACGACCAGGAGCACCGAGAGCTGGTGAACGAGCATCCCGCCGGCCATATCCACGTGGCCGGCCAGCACGCCCAGCAGCAACCCGGTCACGGTCAGCAGCGCCACTGCGAGGTTCTGGCGGATCACGCGCAGCGTGGCCCGCGAGAGGCGGACCGCCTCGGGCAGTCGCCCCAGGTCATCGCCCATCAGCGCCACGGGGGCGGTCTCGATCGCTACGTCGGTGCCGGCAGCGCCCATGGCGATCCCGACGTCGGCGGCGGCGAGGGCGGGCGCGTCGTTGATGCCGTCTCCGACCATGGCGACGACGTGTCTCTCACGCTGCAGCTCCCGGATGCGCTCCAGCTTCTCGTCGGGCAACAGCTCCGCATGCACCGCATCGACCCCCGCGGCCCCGGCGATCGCACGCGCCGTCTGCAGGTTGTCGCCGGTGAGCATCTCGATGCGCCGGACACCCGCACGGCGCAACCCTTCGACCGCCTCGCGAGCGCCGGCCCGGAGGGTATCGGCGATGCCGAGGACGCCCAAGATCAGGCCGTCGAGGGCCACGAGCACCGCCGTGCGTCCGCCGCGGCGGAGCCGCTCGAGGACCGCCCGGGCCTCATCCGACACCTCGATCCCAAGCTCCTCCATGAGACCGGGGGTCCCGACGGCGATGATGTGATCCCCGTAGGTGGCCGTGATGCCGCGTCCGGCGGAGATCCTCGCGCCCTCTGCCTGTGGGACCGGGCCCAGCTCCCCAGCCGCCTCCACGATGGGCCGCGCGAGGGGATGCTCGGAGCCGGACTCGGCTGCCGCGGCCCAGCGCAGCACCTCCTGCCGGGCCGCGTCCCACGGTGAGCCGTCCGCCCCCGTGAGAGCCCCGCCGCCGGCGAGCGCCGGGGCGGGAGACAGCGCCACCACCTCGGTCAGGCGCGGGCGGCCTTCGGTGAGCGTGCCGGTCTTGTCCAGGGCCAGCGCTGTGATCTCCCCCGCCCGCTCCAGGTGTGCTCCGCCCTTGATGAGGATGCCGCGCTGCGCCGCGCGACCGATACCCGCCACCACGGCCACCGGCGCCGCGATCACCAGGGCGCCCGGACAGCCGATCACGAGCAGCGTGAGCGCCAGGCGCACGTCGCCCGTCAGCGTCCCGGCGGCGGCGCTGAGCCCGATGATCGCCGGGGTGTACCAGCGGGCGAAGCGGTCTATGAAGCGCTGCACCGGCACGCGCTCCTCCTGCGCCTCCTCCACGCGCCGGATGATCCGCGCCAGCGTGGTTTCGGCACCGACGCCCTCGGCCCGCACCCGCAGCAGCCCGTCCTGCACGATCGCGCCCGCGTAGACCGGCGCCCCCGCCCCCTTCTCCACCGCGAGCGACTCGCCCGTGACGGCGTGCTCGTCCACGGAGGCCCGGCCGCCAACCACCACGCCGTCCACCGGGATAGTGGCGCCGGGCCTGACGATGACCACCTCGCCCCGGGCCACCGACTGGGGGGGGACCTCCACCTGCCGCCCGCCGCGCAGCACCACCGCGCTCTCCGGCGCGAGCTCCAGGAGGCCCCGGAGCGTCCGGCGCGTGCGCTCCATGGTGTGCGCCTCCAGCGTGGCGCCAAGAAGGAACAGGAAGGTGACCGCCGCCGCCTCCCACGCCTCCCCTATGACGAGGGCGCCCCCCGCTGCGATGGTGACCAGCAGCTCGATGCCGACGTGGCGGGCGCGCAGCGAGCTCCACGCCCTCGAGGCGATGTCCGATCCGGCGACGAGCGCCGCGGCGACCATCAACGGGTAAGCAGCAGACTCCGGACCGGGCCCGTGCCCGGCCATCAGCGAGGCCCCGATCAGGGCTCCGCTGGAGACCGTCAGAGCCAGGCGGCGCCGGGCCGGGTCGCGCCACAGACGCTTGAGATGTCGCATGGTCTTCTCCCTTCTTCCACGCGAGCCCGAGCGGGCTCGCCGTTGGCGTCCTCCCTCAGAACGGCGCGACCCTGGAGTTGTAACCCGCCGAGCGGACCGCCTCCACGAGCGCCTCGGGCCCGACCCGCTCCGGGTCGTGCTCCACCTCGATACGCCCGGTCGTGAAGTGGACGGTCGCCTCCGAGACGCCGTCGAGCGCCTTGAGCGAACGCTCGATCTTCTTGATGCACGAGGGGCACGACAGCTCGTTGCTTCGCAGCAGCGTCTTCATCTTCTTCCTCCTGTGTCTTGCCTCACGCTGCACGCCAAACGTATCGGGGGCCGGAGGCCGGAACCATGATCTGGATCAAGTAAGCGCAGAAAAATTTCCGCAGCCGGAGAGAGGCGGAAAGATCAGGCTGGGGTCCCGGCGGCGATGGCGGCGAGGCGTTCGCGGTCTACGACCGCCACCCAGCCGCGCCCGCTCCGGATCAGGCCCTCCTTGCGCCACCGGCTCATGACGCGGCTCACCGTCTCGACCTGTGCGCCGGTCATGTCGGCGAGATCCTGGCGGGTCAGGGGGACCTGGATCAGGGTCTCGCCGCGGCGGTCGCTGCCGAGCCGGTCGGCGAGCTTCAGCAGGGAAGCTGCGACGCGGCTCTCGACGGACCCGGCGCTCGCCTGCCGGATGGCCTCGCGCGCCGAGCGCAGCTGCCCGCTCAGCACCTCGAGCAGGGTGTGCGCCACGGGCGGGTAGCGCTCGACGACCGTCCGCAGGTCGGCCGCGGTGATCGCCAGCAGGCAGCAGTCCGTCTGCGCCTCGGCGCTGTCCGGGTAGACGTCGTCTCCGAACATCGGCACCGTGCCCAGGGTGTCGCCCGGACCGAGGATCTCCAGCAGGACGTCCCGGCCCTGCGCGGAGGGGCGCACCAGCTTGACCTTCCCCACGGCCACCACGTAGAAGGTCCCCGCGGGATCGCCGCCCGAGTAGATCCTCTCCCCCGCCGCGTAGCCGCGCTCCCGGAAGACCCCGTCGACGTCGGCGAGCTGCGCATCGTCAAGCCGCGCGAAGAGCGGGACCCGCCTCAGCAGCGACAGGCGCAGGGCGGGGCCGCATCGCGCAGGGGAGATGTGGTCCTTG is a window of Rubrobacter xylanophilus DSM 9941 DNA encoding:
- a CDS encoding TetR/AcrR family transcriptional regulator, producing the protein MAGGGRREDPRVRRTRELILRAFAELIEEKGHAGLTVQEIAERATINRATFYAHFRDQYELFDHYVSEAFRKELRRRLPGSPGLSEESLRALVLAACEYLAGLETTCRRKDRRFRPLIEARVQRELYELLLGWMEGSPWAAGGRSAAREVTASVVSWAIFGAALDWSRGGTGCSPAEVADHVLSAVVEGLRL
- a CDS encoding Na+/H+ antiporter subunit E yields the protein MTRYLAAVALLTLVYALALGSFSPPDLLAGAGLSAALLFASRRFVFGEGGAEAGPDGRGPGLLRRAVAFVPFAAVVFRNILVGTWKVALVTLGLRPLVRPGIVAVPIGERTPTGIAVWAVITGLPPGSFFADVDGERGVVLIHVLDARDPDAYRREQEEFYRRYQSKVFP
- a CDS encoding VOC family protein — translated: MSQHGHRADTEPAAGLLPATLRLGAVHLTVTDLDRSVAFYEGAIGLRLHRREGGVAAMGAGGEDLLVLHEEPRARRAGRHAGLYHYALLFPTREELARAALRLAATRTPIQGASDHGTHEAIYIPDPDGNGIELAADRPRERWPSPPAYAGGPHPLDLEGLLSAVAGEESRREAAPGLAIGHLHLHVGDLERGLRFYRDVLGFEQKALIPGAAAFVSAGGYHHHLGFNIWRGAGVPPAPEDRVGLRHWTIVLEKAEEVEAVRERVWAAGIQTEDAQGGFLVRDPWRIAVRFSARE
- a CDS encoding complex I subunit 5 family protein, with amino-acid sequence MTGSAASHVLPVLPVGIPWVLAAVLALLDGRRRWVGLLAAGGLAASLASLFWLASVVLREGPVSTVAGGWPENVGISLRADALGAAFALVSVGVILASLLYELALGVRWRAFPALVLLVAAGLTGLFLTGDVFNFYVFFEISMTASFILTGYREADYQVRGAFVFAVVNLLGSVVFLIGIAALYSITGSLDMRIIAQRTDVLEPVSVIAVATLIFAAFFLKLGLFPFHFWLPAVYVGSHPPVAAILSGALANIGGYGLLRFGAGIMPRELELGSTAVLVLGSASIIYGALQAISRRDTSEVMAYSAIGQAGYVILALGVAGPVGYAAAVVYSVVNSLNKGIVFLAAGLRGPLVGGAFAVGAFSIAGVPPAAGFVAKIAVFKAAIAEGPLLASLALVALVFVGGALSFLYSFQVYQRRFMRPGDGGKPGPRAARLLVAALAALVVLLGIWPEPLVSLGEAAAAVLAGGSG
- a CDS encoding heavy-metal-associated domain-containing protein, whose translation is MKTLLRSNELSCPSCIKKIERSLKALDGVSEATVHFTTGRIEVEHDPERVGPEALVEAVRSAGYNSRVAPF
- a CDS encoding Na+/H+ antiporter subunit C, with the protein product MILYSALVFATIFASGTFLLLQRDLLRVVVGIVLVSNSAVFFIISAGLTRGAAPVYPLESGPVSDPLVQAMALTALVIGFGVAGLLLAMVYRLYVSHGTVDGEEIAGHEMRQAEALERAERVPEGEEVPAEEQDAEPAREGREAR
- a CDS encoding monovalent cation/H+ antiporter complex subunit F, with the protein product MHEIVFYLAFAWMTVLLVVSVAAVVRPRSTASRILALDMLTLILVALLVLYSAANRSPYYMDAALVLALLAFVSTLVLARYHGERRVF
- a CDS encoding Crp/Fnr family transcriptional regulator yields the protein MRRTTPLNKDHISPARCGPALRLSLLRRVPLFARLDDAQLADVDGVFRERGYAAGERIYSGGDPAGTFYVVAVGKVKLVRPSAQGRDVLLEILGPGDTLGTVPMFGDDVYPDSAEAQTDCCLLAITAADLRTVVERYPPVAHTLLEVLSGQLRSAREAIRQASAGSVESRVAASLLKLADRLGSDRRGETLIQVPLTRQDLADMTGAQVETVSRVMSRWRKEGLIRSGRGWVAVVDRERLAAIAAGTPA
- a CDS encoding heavy metal translocating P-type ATPase, which codes for MRHLKRLWRDPARRRLALTVSSGALIGASLMAGHGPGPESAAYPLMVAAALVAGSDIASRAWSSLRARHVGIELLVTIAAGGALVIGEAWEAAAVTFLFLLGATLEAHTMERTRRTLRGLLELAPESAVVLRGGRQVEVPPQSVARGEVVIVRPGATIPVDGVVVGGRASVDEHAVTGESLAVEKGAGAPVYAGAIVQDGLLRVRAEGVGAETTLARIIRRVEEAQEERVPVQRFIDRFARWYTPAIIGLSAAAGTLTGDVRLALTLLVIGCPGALVIAAPVAVVAGIGRAAQRGILIKGGAHLERAGEITALALDKTGTLTEGRPRLTEVVALSPAPALAGGGALTGADGSPWDAARQEVLRWAAAAESGSEHPLARPIVEAAGELGPVPQAEGARISAGRGITATYGDHIIAVGTPGLMEELGIEVSDEARAVLERLRRGGRTAVLVALDGLILGVLGIADTLRAGAREAVEGLRRAGVRRIEMLTGDNLQTARAIAGAAGVDAVHAELLPDEKLERIRELQRERHVVAMVGDGINDAPALAAADVGIAMGAAGTDVAIETAPVALMGDDLGRLPEAVRLSRATLRVIRQNLAVALLTVTGLLLGVLAGHVDMAGGMLVHQLSVLLVVLNGVRLLRA
- the mnhG gene encoding monovalent cation/H(+) antiporter subunit G yields the protein MGAYLADALVVLGLFVMTVGVYGVVRMPDTYTRLHAASKAVFLGVISLCASSAVTGNPDIIYRAILISAFLIVTTPISSFVIARSALLRGERMETPGALDESDAEPPGAQDR
- the mbhE gene encoding hydrogen gas-evolving membrane-bound hydrogenase subunit E yields the protein MALFAVLAPLVLALLAAPAALLAGASKPAHAAPVGTALAALAFAATLAGWLSGGGSVDVAWVPSWDLRFAVKMDGLAALYSLLATGIGLVVLVYSAGYLPLHLEHQGRPASEGVGFYFFVLLFMGSMVGLAMAQDLILIFLFWDLTAIASYYLIGYDRHREESRASAMMSLLITGITAVLLLVGALLLYASHGTFSVPELAGRVEPGALLASAGLLVLLAAFAKSAQAPFHFWLPRAMAAPTPVSAYLHSAAMVAAGVLLIGRLYPILAQSEALLAVMSAVGLLSMGLGGVLALTRDTLKQLLAYSTVAQYGYVVFMYGLGGRYGAAGAAFYVIAHALAKSALFLSAGAVTEATGEDRLSRLGGLWSKMPLLAASSGLAAAGLAALPLTIGFFKDEFFFAATLERGALFGGLAVLSASVTLAYTWRFWSGIFLGEPLPGGGVRRVPALLVAPVVALGGVALAGGVFAIPFERLAEAAGEASFGSPTPLDATYHAEVLPEYVMALATYALGAAIVVSRPAWARAALGFSRLGKVVGPERVYGLTVHGLNLLSDYVHRLEIRNLRGRVAFVLLPTAALVGAAVLMTPGAAPYWVGPFSAEDAPLMLAMLTVAVVSVATTLARRHVTLALATSSAGFVLAVIYAFYAAPNVVLVAVLIETMLTLLLVATLRLIPYEALHRQAMLPPARLARKVFVTAVAGALAFVVAWGALSQPPPGQTIAEEHIRLAPEAHAANVVTAILADFRALDTLGEITVVALVLLGVATLLGQVPRPQMHAAGGGRPAAAPQPAARVVTRAIARLLYLPALLVAAAILVKGFVETGDGFSAGVVGALGVLLRYLAYGHDEARKLLPVRYATAIAFAGLLVALSVAAAPLLFGGALLTHYPPPGAEPLHLGTLEVMTAVLFDFGVFLLVFGFAVGVVSYFARTIAVRERYATARGGRER
- a CDS encoding NADPH-dependent F420 reductase; translated protein: MRVTIIGTGNMARGIGTRLLAGGHEVTLLGTEAGKAEGLARELGGSARAGAVGDPVEGEVVVLAVPYEAAGEVVRSYGEELSGKVVVDITNPVDWQTLDGLVTPPESSAAEEIQGSAHEGARVVKAFNTTFAGTLVEGRVAGQPLDVFIAGDDGEAKETVAHLARDGGLVAIDAGPLRRARELERLAFLGITLQQPLGLNFRSAWKLIS